Proteins from a single region of Belliella baltica DSM 15883:
- the queA gene encoding tRNA preQ1(34) S-adenosylmethionine ribosyltransferase-isomerase QueA: MKLSDFKFEVPKKLIALHPADNRDESRLMVVHRKTGEIEHRLFKDITDYFGEGDVFVMNNTKVFPARLYGNKEKTGAKIEVFLLRELNQELKLWDVLVDPARKIRVGNKLYFGDSDLVAEVIDNTTSRGRTIRFLFDGSEEEFYKTIDTLGETPILKEFIDRKVEPEDRERYQTIFAEHVGAVAAPTAGLHFTPHLLRRLELKGVEVSPITLHVGLGTFRQVDVEDLTKHKMDSENYDIPQKTVDLVNESLDNKKRVVAVGTTVLKTIESSVTANNRLKVSSGWTDKFIIPPYDFKIANTLITNFHLPESTLLMTASAFGGYDLIMKAYKEAIKEKYRFFSYGDAMLIL; the protein is encoded by the coding sequence ATGAAGTTATCCGATTTTAAATTCGAAGTCCCAAAAAAGCTCATAGCCTTACATCCAGCAGATAATAGAGATGAATCTCGTCTGATGGTAGTCCACAGAAAAACAGGTGAAATTGAACACCGACTCTTCAAGGATATTACCGATTATTTTGGTGAAGGTGATGTTTTTGTGATGAACAATACCAAAGTTTTTCCTGCTAGACTTTACGGAAATAAAGAAAAAACAGGTGCCAAAATCGAAGTTTTCCTTTTAAGAGAGTTGAATCAAGAATTGAAGCTTTGGGACGTGTTGGTCGATCCAGCTAGAAAAATCCGAGTAGGAAATAAGCTATACTTTGGAGATAGTGATTTGGTAGCAGAAGTTATTGACAACACTACTTCAAGAGGAAGGACAATCAGGTTTTTGTTTGATGGCTCGGAAGAGGAATTCTACAAAACCATTGATACATTAGGAGAAACGCCTATCTTGAAAGAATTCATTGATAGAAAAGTTGAGCCTGAAGACAGAGAAAGATATCAAACAATTTTTGCTGAGCATGTTGGTGCAGTAGCTGCTCCAACAGCAGGCTTGCATTTTACGCCTCACTTGTTGCGAAGATTGGAATTGAAAGGAGTAGAAGTTTCTCCAATAACGCTTCATGTAGGTTTGGGAACATTTCGTCAGGTTGATGTTGAGGATTTGACCAAACATAAAATGGATTCTGAGAATTATGATATTCCGCAAAAGACAGTTGATCTAGTCAATGAATCTTTGGATAATAAAAAAAGAGTAGTAGCAGTTGGTACCACAGTTTTGAAAACCATAGAGTCATCTGTGACAGCTAATAATAGGCTGAAAGTTAGCAGCGGATGGACTGACAAGTTTATCATTCCTCCATATGATTTTAAAATCGCTAATACACTTATTACTAACTTTCATTTGCCAGAATCAACTTTGCTGATGACAGCATCGGCTTTTGGTGGTTATGATTTGATCATGAAAGCTTATAAAGAAGCAATCAAAGAGAAATATCGCTTCTTCTCTTATGGAGATGCAATGTTAATCTTATAA
- a CDS encoding CBS domain-containing protein, with protein sequence MVKSFQGVRVVESKKAAAPILVQDHMSTNLVTFYPEDTIDHVLELLTKRKISGAAVVDQSGHLVGIISEVDCLKEIIKGKYSNTPKFPGTVAEHMTKDVITLKPDLSLFDAAQLFLDKKIRRFPVMKDEKLVGQLSLSDVIRAFPKLKDTTW encoded by the coding sequence ATGGTAAAAAGTTTTCAAGGAGTAAGAGTAGTAGAATCAAAAAAGGCAGCAGCACCAATTTTAGTTCAGGATCACATGTCAACGAATTTGGTGACTTTTTATCCAGAAGATACCATTGATCATGTTTTAGAATTATTAACTAAAAGGAAAATTTCAGGTGCTGCTGTAGTAGATCAAAGTGGACATTTAGTAGGGATAATATCAGAAGTTGATTGTCTCAAAGAGATCATCAAAGGGAAATACTCCAATACTCCTAAATTCCCAGGTACAGTAGCTGAACATATGACAAAAGATGTGATAACCCTGAAGCCGGATTTAAGTCTTTTTGATGCAGCTCAATTGTTTTTGGATAAAAAAATTAGAAGATTTCCAGTAATGAAAGATGAAAAGCTTGTGGGACAATTAAGCTTGTCTGATGTGATTCGTGCGTTTCCAAAGTTGAAAGATACTACATGGTAA
- a CDS encoding isoaspartyl peptidase/L-asparaginase family protein codes for MTNRRSFLKKSFLSTSLLLPGVLGSACGSEKKLGEHFKPLILSTWEHGMAANDVAWDILSKTGDLVEAVEQGVKVTELDLTNLSVGLQGLPDREGYATLDASIMKGDGSCGTVAFVRKVKHPISLARKVMEETPHVMLAGQGALQFAMEQGFPIEEEVLSPKAEALYNEWKKSSEYKPIINIENHDTIGMIALGADGKLAGSCTTSGLAYKMHGRVGDSPIIGAGLFVDDEVGAATATGLGESIIRICGSFLIVELMRQGRSPQEACEEAVRRLIAKNKNIDDIQAGFLAINKDGEYGAYSVRQGFNFARHQADGSDLIDSKYKL; via the coding sequence ATGACAAACAGAAGATCATTTCTAAAAAAATCCTTTTTATCTACATCTTTATTATTGCCAGGAGTTTTAGGTAGTGCATGTGGAAGCGAGAAAAAACTTGGGGAGCATTTTAAGCCTTTGATCCTTTCTACTTGGGAACATGGAATGGCTGCAAATGATGTGGCATGGGATATTTTATCTAAAACAGGGGATTTGGTAGAGGCGGTTGAACAAGGTGTGAAGGTGACCGAGTTAGATTTGACCAATCTTTCCGTAGGGTTGCAAGGTTTACCAGATAGAGAAGGTTATGCGACTTTAGACGCTTCCATAATGAAAGGTGATGGTTCCTGCGGTACTGTGGCCTTTGTCAGAAAAGTCAAACATCCAATATCACTTGCTAGAAAGGTGATGGAAGAGACGCCACATGTAATGCTTGCAGGGCAAGGTGCACTACAATTTGCCATGGAACAAGGTTTTCCAATTGAAGAAGAAGTGCTTAGCCCAAAAGCAGAAGCACTTTATAATGAGTGGAAAAAATCATCTGAATACAAGCCAATTATCAACATTGAAAATCATGATACTATTGGCATGATTGCATTGGGAGCCGATGGGAAATTAGCAGGTTCTTGTACTACTTCAGGTCTAGCTTATAAAATGCATGGCAGGGTAGGCGATAGTCCAATAATTGGGGCTGGTCTATTTGTAGATGATGAAGTAGGTGCCGCTACAGCTACAGGATTGGGAGAATCAATTATTCGAATTTGCGGAAGTTTTTTGATCGTCGAACTGATGCGTCAAGGAAGAAGTCCTCAAGAAGCATGTGAAGAAGCAGTAAGAAGATTGATAGCCAAAAACAAAAATATAGATGATATCCAGGCTGGTTTTTTAGCTATCAATAAAGACGGGGAGTATGGTGCTTATTCTGTTCGACAAGGCTTTAATTTTGCAAGGCATCAGGCTGATGGTAGCGATTTGATAGATTCTAAGTATAAGTTGTGA
- a CDS encoding sensor histidine kinase: MFTTSRGISLILAIAISALTVAFLFLMDEATATLLLVAGGISFSVSYILMNITLEFLIFKEISNIYTVLEKIQKKDLSTIADKSTKTSISPLRKINKTINSYALSKNKEIETLQKNAEFRREFIADISHELKTPIFAAQGFIHTLLDGAVDDEEVRYKFLKRAAKSLNSLDKLVQDLLTLNQMESGVIKFHFEKFDLKDVLLEVIDELEHKAEKRDVLIRFYYDKEKSFLTNADRDKIFRVCQNLISNAIKYNHEGGEVEVRLNSNKNQQTVDVKDNGKGIPPEDLKRIFERFYRVDKSRSREKGGTGLGLAIVKHILEAHKSKISVSSTLGKGSVFSFSLAAEK; encoded by the coding sequence ATGTTTACCACATCACGGGGTATTTCTCTAATTTTAGCAATAGCTATTTCTGCCCTGACTGTGGCTTTTTTGTTTTTGATGGATGAAGCTACGGCTACTTTATTGTTAGTAGCTGGGGGAATTTCCTTTTCAGTTTCTTATATTTTGATGAACATCACACTGGAATTTTTAATCTTCAAGGAGATAAGTAATATCTACACAGTTTTAGAAAAAATACAAAAAAAAGATCTTTCTACCATCGCAGATAAGTCCACTAAGACTTCAATCTCACCTCTTCGAAAAATCAATAAGACTATCAATTCCTACGCACTTTCAAAAAATAAGGAGATTGAAACCCTACAAAAAAATGCAGAATTTAGACGGGAGTTTATTGCGGATATTTCACACGAACTGAAGACTCCTATTTTTGCCGCACAGGGATTTATTCACACGCTACTTGATGGTGCAGTAGATGATGAAGAAGTTAGATACAAATTTCTCAAGAGAGCGGCCAAAAGTCTAAATTCGCTTGACAAACTTGTTCAAGATCTTTTGACACTAAACCAAATGGAGAGTGGAGTGATTAAATTTCATTTTGAGAAATTTGATCTAAAGGATGTCCTTCTTGAAGTGATAGATGAATTGGAACACAAAGCTGAAAAGAGAGATGTTTTGATCAGGTTTTACTATGACAAAGAAAAGTCTTTCTTAACCAATGCTGATAGAGATAAAATCTTCCGTGTTTGTCAAAACCTTATTTCGAATGCCATCAAGTATAATCATGAAGGTGGAGAAGTGGAGGTTCGCTTAAATTCAAATAAAAACCAACAAACTGTCGATGTGAAAGACAATGGAAAAGGTATCCCTCCTGAGGACTTGAAGCGAATATTTGAAAGATTCTATAGAGTAGACAAAAGCAGATCAAGAGAAAAGGGAGGCACAGGACTTGGATTGGCTATCGTAAAACACATCTTAGAAGCTCATAAGAGCAAAATTTCTGTAAGCAGCACATTAGGAAAAGGTTCTGTATTTAGTTTTTCACTAGCAGCTGAGAAGTAA
- a CDS encoding response regulator transcription factor, with product MSEKQKVKVLVVDDEPDIVEILSYNLNKEGYEVASAEDGIKGVKLAAKFQPDVILLDIMMPNQDGVETCRQIRENPDLKNTFIIFLTARSEEYSEVAAFDVGADDYITKPIKPRALMSRIAALFRRESKKEQELTQIKIKDLTIDRTSYTIDKSGKTIILPKKEFELLYFLAKNPNMVFSRDELLQNIWGADVFVLARTVDVHIRKVREKIGDDYITTVKGVGYKFELN from the coding sequence ATGAGCGAAAAACAAAAAGTCAAGGTTTTAGTAGTAGATGACGAGCCAGATATTGTTGAAATTCTTTCTTACAATCTCAATAAAGAGGGTTATGAAGTAGCCTCCGCAGAAGACGGGATTAAAGGCGTAAAACTAGCCGCCAAATTTCAACCAGATGTCATCTTGCTAGATATCATGATGCCGAACCAAGATGGTGTTGAAACTTGTAGGCAAATCAGAGAAAATCCAGATTTAAAAAATACTTTTATTATATTTTTAACTGCTCGCTCGGAAGAATATTCTGAAGTTGCGGCTTTTGATGTAGGGGCAGACGATTATATCACGAAACCTATCAAGCCTAGGGCTTTAATGAGTAGAATTGCTGCGCTTTTCAGAAGAGAATCCAAAAAAGAACAAGAACTCACCCAAATCAAAATCAAGGACCTTACGATTGATAGAACTAGCTACACTATCGACAAAAGCGGTAAAACAATCATCCTTCCAAAAAAAGAATTTGAACTCTTGTATTTCCTTGCAAAAAACCCTAATATGGTATTTAGTAGAGATGAACTTTTACAAAATATTTGGGGAGCAGATGTTTTTGTCTTAGCAAGAACCGTTGATGTCCACATTAGAAAAGTGAGAGAAAAAATTGGTGACGATTACATCACTACTGTAAAAGGAGTAGGATATAAATTCGAACTGAACTGA
- a CDS encoding DUF3108 domain-containing protein, producing MKNQLLKSVIVAIFSCITAISSFAQQKNTAFKNGEELTFKVSYGFLDAAEAKMKINPYVNTIKSRPVYRIDVTGETLGLFKLFKVNDTWGSYLDTVKIIPHQSYRFIEEGKYRKNERVVFDHDQGKAMMRLYDRENKKIVETKSYDVPKNVQDIVSGFYYLRTMDMKKFKKGDIITLTGFFDKEIYNLKLIFEGKERLSTQVGDFETFVLTPIMPSNKLFRGEHPVTIWVSDDQNKIPLKIKARLMVGALNMDITKATGLRNN from the coding sequence ATGAAAAATCAGCTATTAAAGTCAGTAATTGTCGCAATTTTTTCATGCATAACAGCAATAAGCAGTTTTGCTCAGCAAAAAAATACTGCCTTCAAAAATGGAGAGGAACTTACTTTTAAAGTTAGCTATGGTTTTCTTGATGCCGCTGAAGCCAAGATGAAAATCAATCCTTATGTAAATACAATTAAAAGCCGACCAGTATATCGTATTGATGTAACTGGAGAAACTTTGGGTCTTTTCAAACTTTTTAAAGTAAACGATACATGGGGAAGCTATTTAGATACAGTGAAAATAATTCCTCATCAATCTTACCGATTTATTGAAGAAGGGAAATACAGAAAAAATGAAAGAGTAGTTTTTGACCATGACCAGGGGAAAGCCATGATGCGTCTCTATGATAGAGAGAATAAAAAAATTGTAGAAACTAAAAGTTATGATGTACCAAAAAATGTTCAAGATATAGTTAGCGGATTTTATTATCTAAGAACGATGGACATGAAAAAATTCAAAAAAGGTGACATTATCACGCTAACTGGTTTTTTTGATAAAGAAATATATAACCTAAAATTAATATTCGAGGGAAAAGAAAGGCTTTCCACCCAAGTTGGAGACTTTGAAACATTCGTTTTAACTCCAATTATGCCCTCTAACAAACTTTTCAGAGGAGAGCACCCTGTGACTATATGGGTTTCTGATGATCAGAACAAAATCCCTTTGAAAATAAAAGCTAGGCTTATGGTTGGTGCGCTCAACATGGACATTACTAAAGCCACTGGTTTACGTAATAATTAA
- a CDS encoding ABC transporter permease, with product MKVLKLIWESVRFAFQALRANLTRTILSLLGVTVGIFAIIAVFTLVDSLEKNIKSSLSFLGSNVMTVDKFDYSAGGGPDFPWWVYFRRPNNSYSEYLFLKDNLRNSAGTTLFADANTTVQFGNNSFSGSNVKGVTFSYKDVYDVPIGAGRFFTEIEISGARNVVIIGTKIAQTLFPNQDPLGKEMKIRGQKFFVIGTFEEEGEALFDTPTKDEACMIPFGAFSKIYNVGRYGLGPSIAMKGLDDDTGMIALENEVTGLLRAKRGLKPTQDSNFSLNKSEFIMNTIGSIFDVISGAGWVIGGFSILVGGFGIANIMFVSVKERTNIIGIQKSLGAKNYFILYQFLFEAMFLSLIGGITGIILVYLITFVQLGSLELTLSIKNIILGLGVSSVIGIVSGIVPATLAARLDPVEAIRSA from the coding sequence GTGAAAGTACTCAAACTCATTTGGGAAAGTGTGAGATTCGCTTTTCAAGCATTAAGAGCCAATTTAACAAGAACGATTTTATCTCTACTAGGCGTGACAGTTGGCATATTTGCAATCATTGCTGTGTTCACTTTAGTGGATTCTTTGGAAAAAAACATTAAGTCTAGTTTAAGCTTCTTAGGAAGCAATGTCATGACCGTTGATAAATTTGACTATTCAGCTGGAGGTGGACCCGATTTTCCATGGTGGGTTTACTTCAGAAGACCAAATAATTCTTATTCAGAATACCTATTCTTAAAGGACAATCTTAGAAATTCAGCAGGAACAACACTTTTTGCAGATGCTAATACAACAGTCCAATTTGGAAATAATAGCTTTAGCGGTAGCAACGTCAAAGGAGTGACTTTTTCTTACAAAGATGTATATGATGTACCGATTGGTGCTGGAAGGTTTTTCACTGAAATTGAAATTTCTGGCGCTCGAAATGTCGTGATTATCGGCACTAAGATCGCTCAGACCCTCTTTCCAAACCAAGATCCACTCGGGAAAGAAATGAAAATCAGAGGTCAAAAATTCTTTGTAATAGGAACATTCGAAGAAGAAGGGGAAGCGCTTTTTGATACTCCCACAAAAGATGAAGCTTGCATGATTCCTTTCGGAGCATTTTCAAAAATATATAATGTGGGAAGATATGGCTTAGGACCAAGTATTGCCATGAAAGGTTTGGATGATGACACTGGAATGATTGCTTTAGAAAATGAAGTCACTGGCTTGTTAAGAGCCAAAAGAGGATTAAAACCAACTCAGGACAGTAATTTTTCACTCAACAAATCTGAGTTTATCATGAATACCATCGGTTCGATTTTCGATGTTATCAGTGGTGCAGGATGGGTAATTGGCGGATTTTCTATCTTAGTTGGAGGCTTTGGAATCGCTAACATCATGTTCGTTTCGGTAAAAGAGAGAACGAATATCATTGGAATTCAAAAATCCCTTGGAGCAAAGAATTATTTCATATTATATCAATTCCTTTTTGAGGCTATGTTCCTCAGTTTGATTGGAGGAATCACTGGAATTATTTTAGTCTACCTAATCACATTTGTTCAACTTGGCTCTTTAGAGTTAACACTGTCCATTAAAAATATCATTCTTGGACTTGGCGTTTCATCAGTAATAGGGATTGTTTCGGGAATAGTACCCGCCACATTGGCAGCAAGACTTGACCCTGTAGAAGCAATTCGATCAGCTTGA
- a CDS encoding copper homeostasis protein CutC has protein sequence MTKILLEVPVFTIEAALLANRFGVDRLELCSDFGEGGVTPSVGALAFLKEKMKTPIFVMIRPRGGDFVYTEEEIEVMRRDIQILSSYGADGFVFGVLDEKGNIDKRACEVLIKESRGKPCTFHRAFDVCSNPFMALEEIIDCGFKRILTSGMRNSVSEGLKIISELLKLAQDRIIVMPGGGLKPSDVEKLKPSKRLLEVHASCKSYRNSKSIYTSNDLNLSQNIDTSNKVLTLDEKVLSEFNKVL, from the coding sequence ATGACAAAGATACTTTTGGAAGTGCCCGTATTTACTATTGAGGCTGCACTTTTAGCAAATCGATTTGGTGTAGATCGTTTAGAGTTGTGTTCTGATTTTGGAGAAGGTGGAGTTACACCAAGTGTTGGAGCATTGGCTTTCCTGAAAGAAAAAATGAAGACTCCAATCTTTGTCATGATCAGACCTAGAGGAGGAGATTTTGTATATACCGAGGAAGAAATAGAAGTGATGCGTAGAGATATTCAAATATTATCTTCTTACGGTGCTGATGGTTTTGTTTTTGGTGTTTTAGATGAGAAGGGGAATATTGATAAAAGGGCTTGCGAAGTTTTGATTAAAGAATCTAGGGGAAAACCCTGTACTTTTCACCGTGCTTTTGATGTCTGTTCAAATCCATTTATGGCATTAGAAGAGATTATTGATTGTGGGTTCAAGCGAATATTGACTTCAGGAATGCGGAATTCAGTTTCAGAAGGGTTAAAAATAATTTCTGAATTACTTAAATTGGCTCAAGACCGAATTATTGTAATGCCTGGAGGAGGTTTGAAACCTTCAGATGTTGAAAAATTGAAACCTTCAAAGCGTTTATTAGAAGTGCATGCAAGTTGCAAGAGTTATAGAAACTCAAAGTCAATTTACACATCAAATGACCTTAATTTGTCTCAAAATATCGATACGTCTAATAAAGTTTTGACCTTAGATGAGAAGGTGCTTTCAGAATTTAATAAAGTTCTTTAG
- the recA gene encoding recombinase RecA, with translation MSANTEKLKALQLTIDKLEKTYGKGTVMKLSDNKVQDIPAISTGSLGLDMALGIGGIPRGRVTEIYGPESSGKTTLTMHCIAEAQKAGGLAAFIDAEHAFDKAYAEKLGIDTENLLISQPDNGEQALEIAEHLIRSGAIDIIVIDSVAALVPKGELEGDMGDSKMGLQARLMSQALRKLTGAINKTGCACVFINQLRDKIGVMFGSPETTTGGNALKFYASVRLDIRRIGQIKESADNILGNRTKVKVVKNKVAPPFKVVEFDIMYGQGISKVGEIIDLGVEFEIIKKAGSWFSYEGNKLGQGRDAVKSLLLDNPELMEELEKKIKDRAGLNGEALKVEIEKE, from the coding sequence ATGAGCGCAAATACAGAAAAACTTAAAGCACTTCAATTGACCATAGATAAATTGGAAAAAACCTATGGAAAAGGGACAGTGATGAAGCTTAGTGATAATAAAGTTCAGGATATCCCTGCGATTTCTACTGGTTCATTAGGCTTAGATATGGCACTAGGTATTGGTGGAATTCCAAGAGGAAGAGTGACGGAGATTTATGGACCTGAGTCTTCTGGTAAAACCACATTGACTATGCATTGTATAGCTGAAGCTCAAAAAGCTGGAGGTTTGGCTGCGTTCATTGACGCAGAGCATGCTTTTGATAAAGCTTATGCAGAAAAGCTTGGTATAGATACGGAAAATTTATTGATATCTCAGCCTGACAATGGTGAGCAGGCGTTGGAGATTGCTGAGCATTTGATTCGCTCTGGTGCAATTGATATTATTGTAATTGACTCTGTAGCTGCCTTGGTGCCAAAAGGTGAATTGGAAGGCGATATGGGTGATAGTAAAATGGGTTTACAAGCTAGATTGATGTCTCAAGCATTAAGAAAGCTCACAGGCGCAATAAATAAAACTGGCTGTGCTTGTGTATTTATTAATCAGCTTAGAGATAAAATAGGGGTTATGTTTGGTAGTCCTGAGACAACTACTGGTGGTAATGCCTTGAAGTTCTATGCTTCGGTAAGGTTGGACATTAGGAGGATTGGTCAAATCAAAGAATCAGCTGACAATATTCTTGGAAACAGAACTAAAGTAAAGGTGGTGAAAAACAAAGTAGCACCACCGTTCAAAGTGGTCGAGTTTGACATCATGTATGGTCAAGGGATATCTAAAGTAGGAGAAATTATCGACCTTGGAGTTGAATTTGAAATCATCAAAAAAGCAGGATCTTGGTTCTCTTACGAAGGAAATAAGCTTGGACAAGGTAGAGATGCAGTTAAATCCTTGCTTTTAGACAATCCGGAGTTGATGGAAGAATTAGAAAAGAAAATCAAAGATAGAGCCGGTTTAAATGGCGAAGCTTTGAAAGTAGAAATTGAGAAAGAATAG